In a genomic window of Salvelinus fontinalis isolate EN_2023a chromosome 7, ASM2944872v1, whole genome shotgun sequence:
- the LOC129860180 gene encoding zinc finger protein 664-like, with protein sequence MASVKLEDYSQTLELNVNIKDEEEEEEIGTSVSHDSGMRPVTSTVRTNPALLSPSTLSPNLQSLGPDCDSGAQFALQDPEMASVKLEDCSQTLELNVNIKVEEEEEEKIGTSVIHGQLELSLRPVTSTVRTNPACLSHSTLCPNLQSLSPDCDSGAQFAQQDPEMASVKLEDCSQTLELNVIIKDEEEEEKIGNSLSHGNHVDTFSTSREQQQEDHRAKRSHHCPHCEEIFPFLSKLKIHLKIHTGENLYSCTDCGKNFTTLKVLIIHQRVHERIRTGEKPYSCSDCGKSFSLLSNLKRHERIHTGEKPYICSDCVKCFTTSTELKRHQRTHTGEKPYSCSDCGKSFSQLSNLKAHVRIHTGENPYSCSDCGKSFSLLSNLKSHERMHKGEKPYLCSDCVKCFTTSTELNRHQRTHTGEKPYSCSDCGKSFSRQSTLKKHQGKHKGPLI encoded by the exons atggcatcagtgaagctggaagactacagtcaaacactggagctgaatgtcaacattaaagatgaagaagaggaggaggagattgggacatctgtttctcatg ACTCAGGTatgaggccggtaacatcaacagtgaggacaaacccagccctcctctctccttctacactgagtccaaacctacagtcactgggtcctgattgtgacagtggagcccagtttgcactgcaggatccagagatggcatcagtgaagctagaagactgcagtcaaacactggagctgaatgtcaacattaaagttgaagaagaggaggaggagaagatcgGGACATCTGTTATTCATG GACAACTAGAATtaagtctgaggccggtaacatcaacagtgaggacaaacccagcctgcctctctcattCCACACTatgtccaaacctacagtcactgagtcctgattgtgacagtggagcccagtttgcacagcaggatccagagatggcatcagtgaagctggaggaCTGCAGTCAAACATTGGAGCTGAATGTcatcattaaagatgaagaagaggaggagaagattgggaaTTCTCtttctcatg gaaacCATGTTGACacattctctacatccagagagcaacagcaggaagatcacagagctaagaggtcacaccactgcccacattgtgaggagattttcccatttctatcaaaactaaaaatacacctaaaaatacacacaggagagaatctgTATTCTTGTACTGACTGTGGGAAGAATTTCACAACATTAAAGGTTCTGATCATTCATCAGAGAGTGCATGAACGGATAcgcacaggagagaagccttactcctgctctgactgtggaaagagtttctctctacTGAGCAACTTAAAACGACATGAACgcatacatacaggagagaagccttacatatgctctgactgtgtaaaatgctttacaacatcaactgagctaaaacgtcatcagagaacacacacgggagagaagccttactcctgctctgactgtggaaagagtttctctcaactGAGCAACTTAAAAGCACATgtacgtatacatacaggagagaatccctactcctgctctgactgtgggaagagtttctctcTACTGAGCAacttaaaatcacatgaacgtatgcataaaggagagaagccttacttatgctctgactgtgtaaaatgcttcacaacatcaactgagctaaatcgtcatcagagaacacacacaggagagaagccttactcctgctctgactgtggaaagagtttttctCGACAAAGCACCTTAAAAAAACACCAAGGTAAACATAAAGGACCACTGATCTGA